The Raphanus sativus cultivar WK10039 chromosome 2, ASM80110v3, whole genome shotgun sequence DNA segment tagtctaactttgcattgatgtatttccttaaatacagttcttctttttgtctatattccatatataatttttacatttattacatgtcgatttagaTAAGAtgtatactaagaatactaaaaatattaattgtactataattaccctatacaattcattttaaattgatcagtatactttcattagccatattaattttattagtactaataacattaggtagataagtcatagacatataacatatacataaagatatgactattcttataactacgttgggcctaatctactttctaaaacaaataacacatagcttcatatattgtatagaaaatagtaatattgtatagtattatacttatacaataatactaaaaacaaaccaaactgaaatataatatatatcgaaaatgctttgaaccattatacacaaaatatattagactttagagataaaattcactttgaaattacgtaataattattttaaaaaattaaattcgtaatgtacaaaaaacataagttttatataaaattttgtgttacaataaaaaaacacaacttgcgcttgcaaagtgttatttttacatacgaaagacaattttgatattgttctttaaacaaaaaattgaattatacaaactcgatactacataaaactaaacaatatataatatattttaaaaataaaactcgtgcggatgtgcatatgtttatataatatataaatatattatgttacacatattttcatataaataataccccaatgtaagttttgtatgataaatgttgaaaatacaaaatatatagcactatatattttaaataatataaaaaatctactttacgttatcataaaatttaaaaatcagatttagtaattaaacacattgcttatttaaacacattagtacacattgttatttatcaaaattttatattaatacacattacgatcatatataacatttagtaaaaacaaagataaaaaagaaaattgactcccgctcggtcgagcgggtcatgatctagtatgtactgaaaatataaattattagacGACAAAAATACCATATAATATCTATATGTACATCAGAGATATTTTTCACATAGTTGtctttttagtaaaataaaaagaaaacagaagaggctagagaaccACACGAGTTATATAATATCCTCTACCCCTCAAAAATTGACAAGTGGAGTACTCGATTGCCAATAAACAGCTACCGACATAAGGCAAAACTGATCCTACCACTATGCGTTGCCCACGTGAATAGAGAATACAAGTAACACCACACAAGTATCTCGCCTATAAATACAAACCATGAGCTCATATATCTCCTCAtcaatcaaaaacaaaaaacattcaataataaataaatatatcgtttttaaaaaaaaaatggcagACAACAAGCAGAGCTTCCAAGCCGGTCAAGCCGCTGGTCGTGCTgaggtctctttctctctttgacaCTTTGATCAGATGCAGTTACTGCGGTTGAAGCAATCACACTTTgtaaaatagagaaattttttttttattatcttgaACCTTAGTAAATGAATGTAAAATTGATTTCGTGTGGACAATGGTGTGTGTAAATATAGGAGAAGACTAATGTGCTGGTGGACAAGATCAAGGTTGCTGCTACCTCAGCTGGAGCTTCTGCGCAAACCGTAAGCGATCCTTAGATAGATGATAA contains these protein-coding regions:
- the LOC108841714 gene encoding stress-induced protein KIN2, coding for MSSYISSSIKNKKHSIINKYIVFKKKMADNKQSFQAGQAAGRAEEKTNVLVDKIKVAATSAGASAQTAGQKITEAAGGAVNLVKEKTGMKK